CGGAGCTTTTCTACACCTCCACGATGATCTGCATGGCACTGTACTTGCCGTGCTGTGGCGCAATGATGGCGGGAGCATATTTTGTGAGTTTCCATCACGGGTCTCGGTAAGTGCCTGGGATAGTACAAACGCTCAAGGATACGTTCTTGTGTTTTCGCGCAGATGAAACAATATCTCCTGGGGCCGTTCGTAGTGGTGGAGCTGGCAAGATTGATCTGCATCACACTGACGCACGTgatcggcatgatggtgattAAGAAATCGATTAATGTGGGATACCTCATAGCTCTCACCATTGCCGGAGGGTTTGCTTTGTGTAAGTATCGCAGCACGTGGAAGCGGCAGTTTGGAACGTCCAGACGAGATATGTGCTAAATAGAAGTAGGGAATGTTATTTGTCTTTCTTTAAAGTATTGCTGTTCTATCTGTGGGGATGTGTGGTAGCgttgatacaaatattgagGATTGTCCGGTCGCCAGAGTATATAGCCGTGTTTGGCGACAATCCGTTAGCTCCAGCGAACACCGGTGAAACGACTCCACCAGGAACGTTCGATCACGGTACGATGGAGTGGAATGGAACCGGGCTTAAACCTACGCAGCGGAACCATACCAACAAAAACCTTGAACGATTGCCACCGACGGCCCTTTCTTCGGGCCAATTTAATGGACCAAACATGCTGATTGATGACTTTCGTCCTCTGCACAGCCGGTACTCGTACAGCTGGGCTATTTAGAGGAAATGTTTGgagaatttattaaattttcaaaaaaagcTTGTAATTCGTAGCTTAGCTTCATCGAACCCGCTATCCATGGCCCCATTCGGGTGCGGAAACCATTTGCGCATATGCAAAGCCGGTGCGGTAGCAGATCAGGTCAGGGCACCCGGTCACCGGACCCAGCAGGGTGCGCAACGAGAAGAAAGACGTTGATAACAACGACAAAGCTGTTGCCtgtacgaaacaaaatgaaaccaatAAACACTTCAACAGCCGAAGCACTGTTTTCTCGCGTGCGGTGTAAACAAAGTACTCGTCGATGGCTTTCGCCCAATGCGCAGCGCGAGATCGAACGGAATCGCGGACTGTAATCGGTGGTTTCGTTGCCATTCGTTGAagggttgtgtgtgtttttctttttgtcctGATGTGTTTCTGGCCTGCAATAAACGGTTCAGTGCAGCCGACCGCAATCGTTCTAGCGGCTCTCTCTAGGTTCACAAACACCATGAattgatatgattttttttccgatGCGTTATTAGTGAGAACGAAATTCACACATACTGTAAACGTATTTTTACAGTAAGTATCATTATTTGTTAATGATCGTACGAAAGAGCATTAGTTAGAACATTTCCTAATTTTAAtaagtggattttttttatgctttaaagAACTATAttgaataaagaaagaaaatgtatgctaaaacaaattttaaccaacaaaacaaataatttacatATTCCATGACTGCTCGATCCATAACAAAGTATGCTGTGatttaaactaaaattaaaGCAACTTCTTGTATAATGTAGCGCTAAAAATGAGAGGCCACTGTATTTTTAAATCGGAAAAAGAACACCCCTCAGCGGCTGcttcgtttccgttttttactttttttactCCCCCTTTATGCAAACATTGCGCCCAACCAACCCAAGTCGCGATCGTG
This Anopheles marshallii chromosome 3, idAnoMarsDA_429_01, whole genome shotgun sequence DNA region includes the following protein-coding sequences:
- the LOC128715188 gene encoding uncharacterized protein LOC128715188, producing MVLMRLFCFRLSVRLGSIIVGGCCILETIITMVTLVALGGAQFFKQEALYYEENMQLYNPHDVFLWLIVVCKTNAELFYTSTMICMALYLPCCGAMMAGAYFMKQYLLGPFVVVELARLICITLTHVIGMMVIKKSINVGYLIALTIAGGFALLLLFYLWGCVVALIQILRIVRSPEYIAVFGDNPLAPANTGETTPPGTFDHGTMEWNGTGLKPTQRNHTNKNLERLPPTALSSGQFNGPNMLIDDFRPLHSRYSYSWAI